Proteins from a genomic interval of Marmoricola sp. OAE513:
- the secG gene encoding preprotein translocase subunit SecG, with translation MITLFEVLLVISSLLMIVLVLLHKGRGGGLSDMFGGGVSSGLGGSSVAERNLDRITVGIGLVWFACVIGLGLLLKAQ, from the coding sequence GTGATCACCCTCTTCGAGGTTCTCCTCGTCATCTCCAGCCTGCTCATGATCGTCCTCGTGCTGCTGCACAAAGGTCGTGGCGGTGGCCTGTCCGACATGTTCGGCGGGGGTGTGTCCAGCGGTCTCGGAGGTTCGTCGGTTGCCGAGCGCAACCTGGACCGGATCACGGTCGGCATCGGCCTGGTCTGGTTCGCCTGTGTCATCGGCCTGGGGCTCCTGCTCAAGGCCCAGTAG
- a CDS encoding diacylglycerol kinase: MSRIRVAQVATGNAGMLTLRQLIADDRFELVAVSTSSPDKVGKDAGELAGVEAVTGVHAVGDLDALIATKPDAVVYCAMGDTRPVEATKDVIKLLEAGIDVVGSAPGTLQFPWGTMADKVIDKVEAAAQAGGASVYITGVDPGFASDLIPLALASTCQRIEQITCYELADYATYDGAEVMFDLMGFGAPVDSTPMLFLPGVLGLAWGTAIRMMGTALGIEVDEIVEFWEAEPAPETYEIAAGTIKEGTIAALHFSISGMVDGHPAIVVEHVTRTRDDLRPDWARPSSGGGAYRIEITGEPSYVVDVVPSSEHGDHNHAAIVAACGRIVNAIPDVVAAAPGIRTTLELPLPTGRGTFVAPAKV, encoded by the coding sequence GTGAGCAGGATCCGTGTCGCCCAGGTCGCCACCGGCAACGCCGGCATGCTGACCCTTCGCCAGCTGATCGCCGACGACCGCTTCGAGCTGGTCGCCGTGAGCACGTCCAGCCCCGACAAGGTGGGCAAGGACGCCGGTGAGCTCGCCGGCGTGGAGGCCGTGACCGGCGTCCACGCGGTCGGTGACCTCGACGCACTCATCGCCACGAAGCCGGACGCCGTCGTCTACTGCGCGATGGGCGACACCCGCCCGGTCGAGGCCACCAAGGACGTCATCAAGCTCCTCGAGGCCGGCATCGATGTCGTCGGGTCGGCACCGGGCACGCTCCAGTTCCCCTGGGGCACCATGGCCGACAAGGTCATCGACAAGGTCGAGGCGGCCGCGCAGGCCGGGGGCGCCAGCGTCTACATCACGGGAGTGGATCCCGGCTTCGCGAGCGACCTGATCCCGCTCGCCCTGGCCAGCACCTGCCAGCGGATCGAGCAGATCACGTGCTACGAGCTCGCGGACTACGCGACGTACGACGGCGCCGAGGTGATGTTCGACCTGATGGGCTTCGGTGCCCCGGTCGACTCCACTCCGATGCTCTTCCTCCCGGGCGTCCTCGGCCTCGCCTGGGGCACCGCGATCCGGATGATGGGCACCGCGCTCGGGATCGAGGTCGACGAGATCGTGGAGTTCTGGGAGGCCGAGCCCGCCCCGGAGACCTACGAGATCGCGGCGGGCACGATCAAGGAGGGCACCATCGCCGCCCTGCACTTCTCGATCAGTGGCATGGTCGACGGCCATCCCGCCATCGTGGTCGAGCACGTGACGCGCACCCGCGACGACCTCCGTCCCGACTGGGCGCGACCGTCCTCAGGAGGCGGTGCCTACCGGATCGAGATCACCGGGGAGCCCAGCTACGTCGTCGACGTGGTGCCGAGCAGCGAGCACGGTGACCACAACCACGCCGCGATCGTGGCGGCCTGCGGCCGGATCGTGAACGCGATCCCCGACGTCGTCGCCGCGGCCCCCGGCATCCGGACCACGCTCGAGCTGCCGCTCCCCACCGGTCGCGGCACGTTCGTCGCGCCGGCCAAGGTCTAG
- a CDS encoding glucose 1-dehydrogenase: MGRVDDKVVLISGGARNIGGASARKLVAEGAKVVIGDLLDEEGAALAAELGDAARYVHLDVTSEEDWKAAVELTVSEFGKLNVLFNNAGIFNGGQLQRYKAAQWQQMLDVNLTGAFFGAKASADAIIAAGGGSIINTSSIEGLRGTPWAHGYVASKWGLTGLTKSLAMELAPHNVRVNSIHPGRISTPATDQMPEGLIPIPLGRAGQPDEVATFVVFLASDESSFSTGSEYVVDGGTVMHIPTNI, from the coding sequence ATGGGACGTGTAGACGACAAGGTCGTTCTGATCAGCGGTGGTGCGCGCAACATCGGCGGGGCGAGCGCCCGGAAGCTGGTGGCCGAGGGCGCGAAGGTGGTCATCGGTGACCTGCTCGACGAGGAGGGCGCGGCCCTCGCGGCTGAGCTCGGGGACGCCGCGCGGTACGTCCACCTCGACGTCACCTCCGAGGAGGACTGGAAGGCCGCGGTCGAGCTCACCGTCTCGGAATTCGGCAAGCTCAACGTCCTCTTCAACAACGCCGGCATCTTCAACGGCGGCCAGCTCCAGCGCTACAAGGCCGCGCAGTGGCAGCAGATGCTGGACGTGAACCTCACCGGCGCCTTCTTCGGGGCCAAGGCCTCCGCTGACGCGATCATCGCGGCCGGTGGCGGCTCGATCATCAACACCTCCTCGATCGAGGGCCTGCGCGGAACGCCGTGGGCGCACGGGTACGTCGCCTCGAAGTGGGGCCTGACCGGCCTCACCAAGTCGCTGGCGATGGAGCTCGCTCCGCACAACGTCCGGGTGAACTCGATCCACCCCGGCCGGATCAGCACCCCGGCCACCGACCAGATGCCCGAGGGACTGATCCCGATCCCGCTGGGTCGCGCCGGTCAGCCCGACGAGGTCGCGACCTTCGTGGTCTTCCTCGCCAGTGACGAGTCGTCGTTCTCGACCGGCTCGGAGTACGTGGTGGACGGCGGCACCGTCATGCACATCCCCACCAACATCTGA